The following are encoded together in the Nocardioides sp. Arc9.136 genome:
- a CDS encoding WXG100 family type VII secretion target, with amino-acid sequence MGADSLVVAPTESTTAVTGLGPIESLVGCGNALAGGDWVEAGLMGVATGLETLGAIADPLGALLSAGVGWVIEHFGPLPGWLDDLAGDPDQIAAFAATWRNIADLVRDTSDQFLDAVASATSQWDGVAIDAYRGAAKAQAALMDAFGVAVDGVSAAVDVGGAIVAGVRELVRDAISQLVGYAISKAAQLLTVVLAPKAISEIVAKVGEWVAKLTGFIKGLISSMTAMSKHLDTLVTAAGDGAAALKKTADAWGQTNVANGKFDFDALLNGTATPGNGLPTVASVSYQVGSGGAKHTAGLDDR; translated from the coding sequence ATGGGTGCGGACAGCCTGGTGGTCGCTCCGACGGAGTCGACCACCGCCGTCACCGGGCTCGGCCCGATCGAGTCGCTGGTCGGGTGCGGCAACGCGCTGGCCGGCGGCGACTGGGTGGAGGCCGGCCTGATGGGCGTCGCCACCGGCCTGGAGACGCTCGGCGCCATCGCCGACCCGCTGGGGGCGCTGCTCTCCGCGGGTGTCGGCTGGGTCATCGAGCACTTCGGCCCGCTGCCGGGCTGGCTCGACGACCTGGCCGGTGACCCCGACCAGATCGCGGCCTTCGCCGCCACCTGGCGCAACATCGCCGACCTGGTCCGCGACACCTCCGACCAGTTCCTCGACGCCGTCGCGTCCGCCACCTCCCAGTGGGACGGTGTCGCGATCGACGCCTACCGGGGTGCGGCGAAGGCCCAGGCCGCCCTCATGGACGCCTTCGGCGTGGCCGTCGACGGCGTCTCGGCAGCGGTCGACGTCGGCGGCGCCATCGTCGCCGGCGTGCGGGAGCTGGTCCGCGACGCGATCTCCCAGCTGGTCGGCTACGCGATCTCCAAGGCCGCGCAGCTGCTCACGGTCGTGCTCGCCCCGAAGGCGATCAGCGAGATCGTCGCCAAGGTCGGGGAGTGGGTCGCAAAGCTCACCGGCTTCATCAAGGGCCTGATCAGCTCGATGACCGCGATGTCCAAGCACCTCGACACGCTGGTGACGGCTGCCGGGGACGGCGCCGCGGCGCTGAAGAAGACCGCAGACGCCTGGGGCCAGACGAACGTCGCCAACGGCAAGTTCGACTTCGACGCGCTGCTCAACGGCACGGCGACGCCGGGCAACGGGCTGCCGACCGTCGCCAGCGTGAGCTACCAGGTGGGCAGCGGGGGAGCCAAGCACACCGCGGGTCTCGACGACAGGTGA
- a CDS encoding MSMEG_6728 family protein, whose product MQTFLPYADFDRSARVLDQKRLGKQRVECIQVLRGLTVPTYGWRNHPAVKMWRGHLEALGRYSFACCEAWVELGYGDTCAATIGVDLAAAGVREVRTQAELAEAGALPPWLGEEALHRSHQSNLVRKDPEFYGPLFPGVPGDLPYVWPPDPTASAA is encoded by the coding sequence GTGCAGACGTTCCTCCCGTACGCCGACTTCGACCGCTCCGCCCGTGTCCTGGACCAGAAGCGGCTCGGCAAGCAGCGGGTCGAGTGCATCCAGGTGCTCCGCGGCCTCACGGTGCCGACGTACGGCTGGCGCAACCACCCCGCGGTGAAGATGTGGCGCGGCCACCTCGAGGCGCTGGGCCGCTACTCCTTCGCGTGCTGCGAGGCGTGGGTCGAGCTCGGGTACGGCGACACCTGCGCCGCGACCATCGGGGTCGACCTGGCCGCCGCCGGCGTGCGTGAGGTGCGCACGCAGGCCGAGCTGGCCGAGGCCGGTGCGCTGCCGCCCTGGCTGGGCGAGGAGGCGCTGCACCGCAGCCACCAGTCGAACCTCGTGCGCAAGGACCCCGAGTTCTACGGCCCGCTGTTCCCCGGTGTCCCCGGCGACCTGCCCTACGTCTGGCCGCCGGACCCCACCGCGTCCGCCGCCTGA
- a CDS encoding ABC-F family ATP-binding cassette domain-containing protein has protein sequence MPGPSSVVTLSAVSLTWPDGTPALRDLDLLVPPGRSAIVGANGSGKSTLLRVVAGQLRPDCGHVTVEGRVGHLPQDLTLDADRPVAELLGLAGVRRALRAVEAGSVDQRDYDTIGDDWDAEDRAVAELGRLGLPPDVLDRRLGDLSGGEVTRLGLARVLLERPDVLLLDEPTNNLDADARAHLHDVVAGWTRTLVVVSHDRELLERVDRIGELRAGSVRWYGGGWSSYAAQVEAEQSAAERAATAARSDLRRQRADRAEAERVLAQRRRQGRQAQLAGGIPRIAAGRQRNAAERSASTYRKVHEERLDAAQERLADAESRLREDREIRVDLPGTEVPRGRVVLTTEALVLRTGAPVALDLHGPDRVAVIGPNGAGKTTLLHTLVGTVAPAAGTARVHVPVALLPQRLDVLDEDRTVAENVAARAPGHDAVTVRARLARFLFRGRAADRAVATLSGGERFRATLAALLLADPAPQLLLLDEPTNNLDLASYDALVSALASYRGALVVVSHDRRFLADVGVDRVLDLGQAADAVGSGGQT, from the coding sequence GTGCCCGGTCCGTCCTCCGTCGTCACCCTCTCCGCCGTCAGCCTCACCTGGCCCGACGGCACCCCCGCCCTGCGCGACCTCGACCTGCTCGTCCCGCCGGGCCGCTCGGCCATCGTCGGCGCCAACGGCTCCGGCAAGTCCACCCTGCTGCGGGTCGTCGCCGGCCAGCTGCGGCCCGACTGCGGCCACGTCACCGTCGAGGGCCGGGTCGGCCACCTCCCCCAGGACCTCACCCTGGACGCCGACCGGCCCGTCGCCGAGCTGCTCGGGCTGGCCGGCGTGCGCCGGGCGCTGCGCGCGGTCGAGGCCGGGTCGGTGGACCAGCGCGACTACGACACGATCGGCGACGACTGGGACGCCGAGGACCGTGCGGTGGCCGAGCTGGGTCGCCTCGGGCTGCCGCCGGACGTGCTCGACCGGCGGCTCGGCGACCTGTCGGGCGGCGAGGTGACCCGCCTCGGCCTGGCCCGCGTGCTCCTGGAGCGGCCCGACGTCCTGTTGCTCGACGAGCCCACCAACAACCTCGACGCCGACGCCCGGGCCCACCTGCACGACGTGGTCGCGGGCTGGACGCGCACGCTGGTCGTGGTCAGCCACGACCGGGAGCTGCTCGAGCGCGTCGACCGGATCGGCGAGCTGCGCGCCGGCTCGGTGCGGTGGTACGGCGGCGGCTGGTCGTCCTACGCCGCGCAGGTCGAGGCCGAGCAGTCGGCCGCCGAGCGCGCGGCCACCGCGGCGCGCTCGGACCTGCGTCGCCAGCGGGCCGACCGGGCCGAGGCCGAGCGGGTCCTCGCCCAGCGGCGGCGGCAGGGCCGGCAGGCGCAGCTGGCCGGCGGCATCCCGCGGATCGCCGCGGGCCGCCAGCGCAACGCGGCCGAGCGGTCGGCCTCGACGTACCGCAAGGTCCATGAGGAGCGCCTCGACGCCGCCCAGGAGCGGCTCGCGGACGCCGAGTCGCGGCTGCGCGAGGACCGCGAGATCCGGGTCGACCTTCCCGGCACGGAGGTCCCCCGCGGCCGGGTCGTCCTCACCACCGAGGCGCTGGTGCTGCGGACCGGTGCCCCGGTCGCGCTGGACCTCCACGGCCCCGACCGGGTGGCGGTGATCGGCCCGAACGGTGCCGGCAAGACCACGCTGCTCCACACCCTCGTCGGCACGGTCGCGCCCGCGGCCGGCACCGCCCGGGTCCACGTCCCGGTGGCGCTGCTGCCCCAGCGGCTCGACGTCCTCGACGAGGACCGTACGGTCGCCGAGAACGTCGCCGCCCGGGCTCCCGGGCACGACGCGGTAACGGTCCGGGCCCGGCTGGCGAGGTTCCTCTTCCGGGGGCGTGCCGCCGACCGCGCGGTGGCGACGCTGTCGGGCGGCGAGCGGTTCCGCGCGACCCTCGCCGCGCTGCTCCTCGCGGATCCCGCACCGCAGCTGTTGCTGCTCGACGAGCCGACCAACAACCTCGACCTGGCGTCGTACGACGCGCTCGTGTCGGCGCTGGCGTCCTACCGCGGCGCGCTGGTGGTGGTCAGCCACGACCGCCGGTTCCTGGCCGACGTCGGCGTCGACCGGGTGCTCGACCTCGGTCAGGCGGCGGACGCGGTGGGGTCCGGCGGCCAGACGTAG
- the serA gene encoding phosphoglycerate dehydrogenase translates to MNKPIVLIAEALSPATVEALGADVEVRHCDGEDRAALLAAVAEADALLVRSGTYVDAALLRAAPRLRVVARAGVGLENVDVRAATQAGVMVVTAPTSNIVSAAELAVALMLAAARHLSPAHRALREGRWERSRFTGTELYEKTVGIVGLGRIGVLVAQRLAAFGMKVIAYDPYVQPGRAAQMGVRLVDLDTLLRESDFMSVHLPRTPETVGLIGHDELRRVRPHLVLVNAARGGIVDEQALHAALQEGRVASAGLDVFAEEPCADSPLLALDNVVATPHLGASTAEAQEKAGLAVARSVRLALSGELVPDAVNVQGGLIAEDVRPGIPLTEKLGRVFTGLAGEVAQQLDVEVRGEITDHDVKVLELAALKGVFADVVPEQVSYVNVPLLAAERGTAVRLVTDPESPDHRNLITLRGTLSDGSQVSVSGTLVGLAQRERLVEVDGFAVDLEPTDHLAFLRYADRPGMVGTVGGILGDAGVNIAGMQVARQAKGGEALVALSVDSAIPAECLAEIAAAIDAVSVRAVDLG, encoded by the coding sequence GTGAACAAGCCGATCGTCCTCATCGCCGAGGCGCTCAGCCCGGCCACCGTCGAGGCGCTCGGCGCCGACGTCGAGGTGCGGCACTGCGACGGGGAGGACCGCGCGGCGCTCCTGGCCGCGGTCGCGGAGGCCGACGCGCTGCTGGTGCGCTCGGGGACCTACGTCGACGCCGCACTGCTCCGGGCGGCGCCGCGGCTGCGCGTGGTGGCCCGGGCCGGCGTCGGGCTGGAGAACGTCGACGTCCGCGCCGCCACCCAGGCCGGCGTCATGGTCGTCACCGCGCCCACCTCCAACATCGTCTCGGCCGCCGAGCTCGCGGTCGCGCTGATGCTCGCCGCCGCCCGCCACCTGTCCCCGGCGCACCGGGCCCTCCGCGAGGGGCGCTGGGAGCGGTCCCGGTTCACCGGCACCGAGCTCTACGAGAAGACCGTCGGCATCGTGGGCCTGGGCCGGATCGGCGTGCTCGTCGCCCAGCGGCTCGCGGCGTTCGGCATGAAGGTCATCGCCTACGACCCCTACGTCCAGCCCGGCCGCGCCGCCCAGATGGGCGTGCGGCTCGTCGACCTCGACACCCTGCTGCGCGAGTCGGACTTCATGTCGGTGCACCTCCCGCGCACCCCCGAGACCGTCGGTCTGATCGGCCACGACGAGCTGCGCCGGGTGCGCCCGCACCTGGTGCTGGTCAACGCCGCCCGCGGCGGCATCGTCGACGAGCAGGCGCTGCACGCGGCGCTGCAGGAGGGGCGCGTGGCCTCCGCGGGGCTCGACGTCTTCGCCGAGGAGCCGTGCGCGGACAGCCCGCTGCTGGCGCTCGACAACGTCGTGGCCACCCCGCACCTCGGGGCGTCCACCGCGGAGGCGCAGGAGAAGGCCGGCCTGGCGGTCGCCCGCTCGGTCCGGTTGGCGCTCTCCGGCGAGCTGGTCCCGGACGCCGTCAACGTCCAGGGCGGGCTGATCGCCGAGGACGTGCGGCCCGGCATCCCGCTGACCGAGAAGCTCGGCCGGGTGTTCACCGGGCTGGCCGGCGAGGTGGCCCAGCAGCTCGACGTCGAGGTCCGCGGCGAGATCACCGACCACGACGTCAAGGTGCTCGAGCTCGCCGCGCTCAAGGGCGTCTTCGCCGATGTCGTGCCCGAGCAGGTCTCCTACGTCAACGTCCCGCTCCTCGCGGCCGAGCGGGGCACCGCCGTACGGCTCGTGACCGACCCCGAGAGCCCCGACCACCGCAACCTGATCACCCTGCGCGGGACGCTCTCGGACGGCTCCCAGGTCTCGGTGAGCGGCACGCTGGTCGGGCTGGCCCAGCGCGAGCGGCTCGTCGAGGTCGACGGGTTCGCCGTCGACCTGGAGCCGACCGACCACCTGGCGTTCCTGCGGTACGCCGACCGGCCCGGCATGGTGGGCACGGTCGGCGGCATCCTCGGTGACGCGGGCGTCAACATCGCCGGCATGCAGGTCGCCCGCCAGGCGAAGGGCGGCGAGGCGCTCGTCGCGCTGTCGGTCGACTCCGCGATCCCGGCGGAGTGCCTCGCCGAGATCGCCGCCGCCATCGACGCGGTCTCGGTGCGCGCGGTCGACCTCGGCTGA
- a CDS encoding PLP-dependent aminotransferase family protein — MQQSISAPRVAGLVAGFPRNPAYAGLADALTLLIGDGRIPLGTRLPSERELTEALGVSRTTVTRAYAALREGGYAEARQGAGTFTRVPGGRARSHDRALLPRPEDEAAIDLNCAAATAPAGLAAAYAEAVAELPAYLGGHGYFPAGLPRLQAAIAAAYDARGLPTDPAQVMVTPGALSAAGIVAAAYAGRGERVLVESPVYPNATQALRRAGARLVEAPVDPGGWDLDAVGAVLQQARPGLAYLVPDFQNPTGHLMDDAQREVYAAHLRRAGTVAVVDEAHQALALDGQPMPLPFAAHAPGTITIGSASKSFWGGLRLGWIRAPHERMEELTEARVAMDLGAPVLEQLVLARLLADGPVMPDNVTRLRAQRDGLAAALAEHLPEWRFRLPTGGLAVWCELPRPLGTAVVTEADRLGVIVAPGPVFAVSGGLDRFVRIPWTRPAPELEEAVRRLAAAWAVVRDRPAGVAGRRTGRVMVA; from the coding sequence ATGCAGCAGTCCATCAGCGCGCCGCGGGTGGCCGGCCTGGTCGCCGGCTTTCCCCGCAACCCGGCGTACGCCGGCCTCGCCGACGCCCTCACCCTGCTCATCGGCGACGGGCGGATCCCGCTGGGCACCCGGCTGCCCAGCGAGCGTGAGCTGACCGAGGCGCTCGGCGTCTCGCGGACCACCGTGACCCGCGCCTACGCCGCGCTGCGCGAGGGCGGGTACGCCGAGGCCCGCCAGGGCGCCGGCACCTTCACCCGCGTCCCCGGCGGGCGGGCGCGCTCGCACGACCGGGCCCTCCTCCCCCGGCCCGAGGACGAGGCCGCCATCGACCTCAACTGCGCCGCGGCGACCGCGCCGGCCGGGCTCGCCGCGGCGTACGCCGAGGCGGTCGCGGAGCTGCCGGCCTACCTGGGCGGCCACGGGTACTTCCCGGCCGGCCTCCCCCGCCTGCAGGCGGCGATCGCGGCGGCGTACGACGCGCGCGGACTGCCCACCGACCCGGCCCAGGTGATGGTCACCCCGGGCGCGCTGAGCGCGGCCGGGATCGTGGCAGCGGCGTACGCGGGCAGGGGCGAGCGCGTGCTCGTCGAGTCGCCGGTCTACCCCAACGCCACGCAGGCGCTGCGCCGGGCGGGCGCGCGGCTCGTCGAGGCGCCGGTCGACCCGGGCGGTTGGGACCTCGACGCGGTGGGCGCCGTGCTGCAGCAGGCGCGACCGGGCCTGGCCTACCTCGTCCCTGACTTCCAGAACCCCACCGGGCACCTCATGGACGACGCCCAGCGCGAGGTGTACGCCGCGCACCTGCGGCGCGCCGGGACGGTCGCGGTCGTCGACGAGGCCCACCAGGCGCTGGCGCTGGACGGGCAGCCGATGCCGCTGCCGTTCGCGGCGCACGCGCCGGGCACGATCACCATCGGCAGCGCCAGCAAGAGCTTCTGGGGAGGCCTGCGGCTGGGGTGGATCCGCGCGCCGCACGAGCGGATGGAGGAGCTGACCGAGGCTCGGGTCGCGATGGACCTCGGCGCACCGGTGCTCGAGCAGCTGGTGCTCGCCCGGCTGCTCGCCGACGGCCCGGTGATGCCCGACAACGTCACCCGGTTGCGGGCCCAGCGCGACGGCCTGGCCGCGGCGCTGGCCGAGCACCTGCCCGAGTGGCGCTTCCGGCTGCCGACCGGCGGGCTCGCGGTGTGGTGCGAGCTGCCCCGCCCGCTCGGGACGGCGGTCGTCACCGAGGCCGACCGGCTCGGGGTGATCGTCGCGCCCGGACCCGTCTTCGCGGTCTCCGGCGGGCTGGACCGGTTCGTGCGGATCCCCTGGACCCGCCCCGCGCCCGAGCTCGAGGAGGCCGTCCGCCGGCTCGCCGCCGCCTGGGCCGTCGTCCGCGACCGGCCCGCGGGGGTCGCCGGGCGGCGCACCGGTCGGGTCATGGTCGCCTAG